The Caretta caretta isolate rCarCar2 chromosome 5, rCarCar1.hap1, whole genome shotgun sequence genome contains a region encoding:
- the LOC125636417 gene encoding thioredoxin-like: MLQTIQNQSEFDDFLKAAGSKLVVVDFSAKWCGPCKAISPVIHDLAVRYDNVMFCSVDIDRAEDVANSCKIIAMPTFQMYKKTEKIWEITGTDTGKLEAKIEELM; this comes from the exons ATGCTGCAGACTATACAAAATCAG AGTGAATTTGATGACTTTTTGAAGGCCGCAGGCTCCAAACTCGTTGTTGTTGACTTTTCAGCAAAATGGTGCGGACCTTGTAAAGCGATCAGTCCTGTCATTCAT GACCTGGCTGTTCGGTATGACAATGTGATGTTCTGTAGTGTGGATATTGATCGGGCAGAG GATGTGGCTAATTCTTGTAAAATTATAGCCATGCCGACATTCCAGATGTACAAGAAAACGGAAAAG ATTTGGGAAATTACTGGTACTGACACAGGGAAGTTGGAAGCAAAGATTGAAGAACTAATGTAG